A region from the Triticum aestivum cultivar Chinese Spring chromosome 3D, IWGSC CS RefSeq v2.1, whole genome shotgun sequence genome encodes:
- the LOC123074582 gene encoding probable long-chain-alcohol O-fatty-acyltransferase 1 produces the protein MQALGQPTCASELRALAWTTLLVPMCAVYARSACRRLRPGWPRLAALLLTLPVFIYLPCLFNSYHLRLFSTFFHTWLAANKLVLLAFDLGPLKPSLPLLPFVLCAGLPIKLREGPQPTSHSASPGPPVADFLVPCGRSALFLTGLALLFPHTGSLPLYVVHYLYCAQIFLTLDLVFSSVGLVAAAVLGSAMERQFRAPLVVASVNDFWGRQWNLLAVDLLRASAYKPVRDRWGRDAGVLAAFLMSGVLHELLYWYMTLEPPTGEMLLFFTLQAAFHVAERWARVAGLWRPPKAAAYLVGTTFMVVTISELFFGPFIRAGIDVRMIQEAAEAVELVRAVAKRLIVRLFGAGSS, from the coding sequence ATGCAAGCCCTCGGGCAGCCCACCTGTGCGTCGGAACTGAGGGCGCTCGCCTGGACGACGCTCCTTGTTCCGATGTGCGCGGTCTACGCGCGCTCCGCCTGCCGCCGCCTCCGTCCGGGCTGGCCCCGCCTCGCCGCGCTCCTCCTGACGCTCCCCGTCTTCATCTACCTGCCGTGCTTGTTCAACTCCTACCACCTCCGCCTCTTCTCAACCTTCTTCCACACCTGGCTCGCCGCCAACAAGCTCGTCCTCCTCGCGTTCGACCTCGGCCCGCTCAAACCATCCCTGCCCCTCCTCCCGTTTGTCCTCTGCGCCGGCCTGCCCATCAAGCTCCGCGAAGGCCCGCAGCCTACCAGCCATTCTGCGTCACCGGGACCGCCCGTCGCCGATTTCCTTGTCCCCTGCGGCCGCAGCGCTCTCTTCCTCACCGGCCTCGCCCTGCTCTTTCCACACACTGGTTCGCTCCCTCTCTACGTCGTCCACTACCTCTACTGCGCACAGATCTTTCTCACGCTCGATCTCGTCTTCTCTTCCGTCGGCCTCGTCGCCGCTGCCGTGCTGGGCTCGGCCATGGAGAGGCAGTTCAGAGCGCCGCTCGTCGTCGCGTCGGTTAACGACTTCTGGGGCCGGCAGTGGAACCTGCTGGCGGTGGACCTCCTCCGAGCGTCGGCGTACAAGCCGGTACGAGACCGATGGGGCCGGGACGCCGGCGTGCTGGCCGCGTTCCTCATGTCGGGCGTCCTCCACGAGCTGCTCTACTGGTACATGACGCTGGAGCCGCCCACGGGCGAGATGCTGCTCTTCTTCACGCTCCAGGCCGCTTTCCACGTCGCCGAGCGGTGGGCCAGGGTGGCCGGGCTGTGGCGACCGCCCAAGGCGGCGGCGTACCTTGTTGGCACCACCTTTATGGTCGTCACCATATCGGAGCTCTTCTTCGGGCCGTTCATCAGAGCCGGCATAGACGTGCGTATGATTCAGGAGGCCGCCGAGGCGGTGGAGTTGGTTAGGGCCGTCGCTAAGCGTCTCATCGTCCGTCTATTTGGGGCTGGTTCGAGTTAG